In Falco rusticolus isolate bFalRus1 chromosome 11, bFalRus1.pri, whole genome shotgun sequence, the genomic window TCTTGTTTTTGCTGGTCCCCGGCGGTGAGCGCTCAGCACGCAGCAGCAGGTCCTCCACCAGCTCTGTGGTGCCCGGGCCACCCGTCGTCATGTTGTCCCCTGCACAGAGGGGACAGCAGTGTCAGACCCCACCCCACGCTCACTGCCCTCCTGGGGCCTGCTGAGCCTGCCCATCCCCCGTTGTGCCCTGCAGACCCCTCCTGACCACCACACCACAGCACTGGCTGGATGCCTGCAGGGCAGCGGTACAGATGGGTGCCCAGGAAAGCATCTTCTCATTCCCTGGGCTCTGCCATCATCCCCAGCATGAAGCACCCCACATGTCCCCCACCACCAGCCTGGCCCCGATGTGCAGAGGCAGCCCTGTGTGGGCTGGGgctccccacagcagctcccaaaCCACCCACGCTCAGGGCTACCATGCCCAGGCTGGGGGTCCTGCCCCAACACGCACCGTACAGCTGGCTCCAGGCAGCGGTGAGCGGTACCTCCACGCCATCCTCCACAGCTGGGCTGGCGGTGGCCATGCCCCGCGGCGTGGGGGCCGTGTCCAGCGTCTCATTGCAGTGTGGGGTTTGCAGAGTGCCCGTGGCCAGCCCGGCCAGCAGTGAGAGGATGGTAAGAAGCTTCCACAATGTCCCCTCCTGCAACAAGGCACAGCACAGTGGCATGAACCCTGACCAGAGTTCCCCCACCAGGGACAAAGCTCCATgagctggggatggggatgtgTGGTCCCGGCCATCATGGCCAGCCAGGCCTGGGCTCACCTTGGGCTGCAGGTGCGTGGTGGGTCCTGCAGGTCTCGGCTCTGGTGGCCCTGCTCGCTGCTCCATGCTGGCTGCAAGCGCAGAGATGGGGGTCAGTGTCCATGCGAAGGGGATGGAGTGGGCATCGAGCGGGCTGCCTGGGAGCGACACACCTCTTCCCTGCCCCTGACAAGCATGGatcccctccctcaccccccaGCACTCCATAACACCTCCTGCACCCCATGCATGACCCCCCCCTCCGTCTCCTTCCCGCACAGCCAAGCACCCTCATCACCCTGTGCACCCCTTCCAAGAGATTTCGCAGCTGGGGTGGCCCAGCCTGTACCCAGCACCTCTCCTCAGGGGGATGCAGCCACCTCCTTGCACGAGCGGCCTGGGATGCCAGGCTGGGCCGTGAAGcagtggctggggctgggagtgccgcggaggggggggcggggggggcctTTCCCATGGCCCTTCCCTGGGaatgtttttcttgcttgcGGTGGGAGCCTGACCTTGGAAACTCCAAATCCATTAGCACAGGCTCCTCGGGTGCAGCCACCCCCTGACCCTGCGCTGGCTCCCCAGCCCGCTGCCTGCGCCAAGCTGGGACACgcagccccagagctgcccGGGTGAGTGGGACCGCAAGGGGCATGATGGGCAGGCAGGTCCCATGGGGACATGGCAGGGCACAGGCCACCACACTGGGCTCACCTCAACACCACTGCCCAGCGTCCACTGCCCTGACACACACAGGGAGTTCAGTCCCCGCTGTGCATGGTCCCAGCCGAGCAGCGAGTGCGGTCTTGGGGGAACCCGTGCCACCTGTgccacctccttccccagctccccaggggtGCAGGGAGGCCCCTGTGTCCCAAGCCAGGATCCCCGGGCTCCCAAGGAGGCTTGAACCCTCCTTGGCCCATCTGCCAGATCCCCTGTCTCTCAGGCCAGAACTGTCCCCTTGGAGCTCGGTGACACCCTGCAACAGGAAGTTTGCCCGTCCCCTCCATGGCTTTGCCCTGGCATGTCCCAGGTGCTTCTAGTAAAGCTAGGAAGGGACACGCCAAGGAGAGCGCTCctgggaaagaaatgaagggaCACAGCTGGGTACTGCTGGGACAAGGACACAAAAGCCATTTCCCCAGTCCCCCCAGCATCTCAGGGGATGGTCCCCAAGCCTCGATTGCCGCATCTGGTGCCACCCCGCACTGGCCACACCGTGGCAAGGGGCTGTGATGGGCACTGCTAGGCCCATGTGCTTCCTGCAGGGGCCGTGCACCAGGCAGGATGCGTCCccggtgcaggcagggctggcaccgGGCCCCCCGGCCGGGCCAGCCGCCACGGCCTGGCCAAGCACAGCCCACGCAGCACGTCGCTCCCGTGGCGGCCCGTGGCCCCGCGCCAGCCTCTGCCTCCAGGTCATGGTTTTCCCAGGCCGGCACCCCCGGAGGGGCCAGGCGAGGGTCCCCGCGCCCCGCTGGGAGGGGAAGGCCCCCCCCCGGTCCCCACTCCCGcggccggccgccccgccgcggcccctcGGCCCCAGCATCCcggcgggacgggacgggacgggacgggacggaATAGGACGGGACGGAGCAGCGGTGCAGTTCAGGCTTCTCCCGTCCGGCGGCAGCACGGCCCCGGGCTGTGCGGCGGGAGCGCTGCCGGCGCGGCGCCGGGCGAGGGCAGCCTCCCTTCGCCCCCGGGAGCCCCGGAGCCGGGGCTACGGATGCGGCCCGCCGGCGTCTCCGCAGCACGGAGTCCCGGCCCCGGGGGCAGCTCCCCGAGAGCGCAACCCGCAGCCCGCGCCGGCTCCGCAACTCCTCTCGGCCCCTGCTTTCCCCCAGCACCGGCAGGGCTGAGCCAAGCTCCGGGGCACCCCACGGGGATGCCAGATCCGCACCCCACCCCCGGCAGACCCCCAACTCCCGCATGTGGGTGGCGGGATCTGGCTGGGGTctgcccctgccacccctgcaAGAGCCCAGCTGGGCCATTAACAGGCACAGGAGCCCTTTCCAGGG contains:
- the ARTN gene encoding artemin, encoding MEQRAGPPEPRPAGPTTHLQPKEGTLWKLLTILSLLAGLATGTLQTPHCNETLDTAPTPRGMATASPAVEDGVEVPLTAAWSQLYGDNMTTGGPGTTELVEDLLLRAERSPPGTSKNKKGSGKPLRAARGRNCHIRNLMVKVRDLGLGFNSDEIVLFKYCSGSCHRARSNYDLTLGSLLRQQLITPGPQERVLSHPCCRPTRYEAVSFMDVQNTWQTVEKLSAAECRCIG